DNA from Halorarum salinum:
GAGCCGTGCAAGCGGGCAGCCGGCTGGGGCCGGGACGCCGACACAGGCTACTGCCGGACCCATGCTGATGACGATGACGCGGACGGCCCGCCGGCCCACCGGGAGACGAAGCTCACCAAGGAACGCCAGGAGGGAATCGCGGCGGCCATCGAGAGCGGGAAGTCCATCGCGTCGGCCTGCCGCATGCACGGCATCCAACCGGCGACGTTCTACAACTGGATGGACCGCGGCGAGGGCGAGGACGAAGGCCCGTTCGCGGACTTCTTTGACCGCATCGTGCGCGCGAAGGGCTACGGCGAGGACCACTACGTTCAGCCCATCATCGAGATCGCGAAAGAGCAGGGCGACCTCGCGACGCTCATGTCGCTGCTGAAGCAGCGCTATCCCGATTCGTGGGGCGACGTCGACAGGGGCGAGCAGGCCGGTGGCATCACCGTCACCTCCGAAGTCGTCGAGATCTCCGAGGACTCACCCGAGGTGCAGTAGCCCATGGCAGCGACGGCCGACACGAACGGAAACGGACTCACGCTCCGCTGGAAGCTCTCACCGAAACAGCGGCAGTTCTTCGAGTCCGACGCGAAGTACCGCACCCTGGCGGGTGGGCGGCGCTTCGGCAAGAACACGGTCGGCCTCGCCTCCCAGATCGACTTCGCCATCCGGCCGCACGCCTACCGGTGGGGGCGGGACGAGGGCGTCGTCACGTGGTGGGTCGCCCCGACCTACAACCAGGCGAAGAAGTACGGCTTCGAGAAGGCGCTCGAGATGCTGCCCGACCGGCTCATCGACGGCGAGCCGAAGCGAACTATCCCGTTCGAGATTCCCCTGGTGACCGGGTCGCAGCTGGAGTTCTACTCTTACGACCGGCCGGAGTCCCTCGACGGCGCGGGCGTCGACGACATGACGATCGACGAGCGGGGCTACATGGACGACGACATCTGGGAGTCGAACCTCGCGCCGATGCTGCTCGACACGGACGGCCGGGCGGCGTTCATCGGCAAGGCTGCCTACTCCGAGCACTTCGTCGCCTGCTTCGAGCGGGGCCAGCGTGACCACCCCGACGACGTCGAGTACGCCTCCTGGCAGGCGACGACGTACGACAACCCGTTCATCCCGGACGAGCGGGTGGATGACCTGTTCGGCGACCTCCCTGAGCGCGTGTTCAACCGGGAGATCATGGCTGAGTTCGACGCTGGCGGCGACTTCCTCACGCGGGACATGCTCGAGTTCGTCCACGCCGAGGACATCCCAGAAACCGAACTCTCGTGGCACGTCGTCGCCGACCTCGGCGTCGAGGCGGACCCGTCGAAGGCCCGCGAGAACGACACGGACTTCTGGGCCGCCGCGGTCGTCGCCTACGACAGCCTCCAGCAGCAGGCGTACCTCATCGACGTCACCCGGACGCGCGGCATGACGAAGGACCAGGGCGTCGGGTGGCTCGCCGCCATCATGGACGGTGTCCCGACGAAGC
Protein-coding regions in this window:
- a CDS encoding transposase; this translates as MADDVCGYEDTHSGEPCKRAAGWGRDADTGYCRTHADDDDADGPPAHRETKLTKERQEGIAAAIESGKSIASACRMHGIQPATFYNWMDRGEGEDEGPFADFFDRIVRAKGYGEDHYVQPIIEIAKEQGDLATLMSLLKQRYPDSWGDVDRGEQAGGITVTSEVVEISEDSPEVQ